One window of the Fusobacterium animalis 7_1 genome contains the following:
- a CDS encoding RNA polymerase sigma factor has product MDFDNIYEEYFDRVYYKVLSVVKNDDDAEDICQETFISVYKNLSKFREESNIYTWIYRIAINKTYDFFKKRKLEFEINDEVLSLPEDINFDTKVILEEKLKLISEKEREIVILKDIYGYKLKEIAEIKNMNLSTVKSVYYKALKDMGGN; this is encoded by the coding sequence ATGGATTTTGATAACATTTATGAAGAATATTTTGATAGAGTATACTATAAAGTTTTAAGTGTTGTCAAAAATGATGATGATGCTGAAGATATTTGCCAAGAAACTTTTATAAGTGTATATAAAAATTTAAGTAAATTTAGAGAAGAAAGCAATATATATACTTGGATATATAGAATTGCAATTAATAAAACATATGATTTTTTCAAAAAAAGAAAGTTAGAATTTGAGATAAATGATGAAGTTTTGTCTTTACCAGAAGATATTAATTTTGATACGAAAGTGATACTTGAAGAGAAACTAAAATTAATTTCTGAAAAAGAAAGAGAAATTGTTATTCTTAAAGATATTTATGGATATAAATTAAAGGAGATTGCAGAGATAAAAAATATGAATTTGTCTACTGTAAAATCTGTTTATTATAAAGCACTTAAAGATATGGGAGGAAATTGA
- a CDS encoding type B 50S ribosomal protein L31: MKKGIHPEFDLVVFEDMAGNQFLTRSTKLPKETTTFEGKEYPVIKVAVSSKSHPFYTGEQRFVDTAGRVDKFNKKFNLGKK; this comes from the coding sequence ATGAAAAAAGGAATACATCCTGAATTCGATCTTGTTGTTTTTGAAGATATGGCAGGTAACCAATTCTTAACTAGATCTACAAAACTACCAAAAGAAACAACAACTTTTGAAGGAAAAGAATATCCAGTAATAAAAGTAGCTGTTAGCTCAAAATCACACCCATTCTATACTGGGGAACAAAGATTTGTTGATACAGCTGGAAGAGTTGACAAATTTAATAAGAAATTCAACTTGGGTAAAAAATAA
- the upp gene encoding uracil phosphoribosyltransferase encodes MSVIEINHPLIEHKMTILRSADTDTKLFRENLNEIAKLMTYEATKHLKLETTEVTTPLMKTQAYVLQDKVALVPILRAGLGMVDGILDLIPTAKVGHIGVYRNEETLEPVYYYCKLPTDIASRKVILVDPMLATGGSAVYAIDYLKSQGVTDITFMCLVAAPDGIAKLLNKHPDVPIYTAKIDQGLNENGYIYPGLGDCGDRIFGTK; translated from the coding sequence ATGTCAGTAATTGAAATTAATCACCCACTTATTGAGCATAAGATGACTATTCTTAGAAGTGCAGACACAGATACTAAATTATTTAGAGAAAATCTAAATGAGATAGCAAAACTTATGACTTATGAAGCAACAAAACATTTAAAATTAGAAACAACAGAGGTTACAACACCATTGATGAAAACTCAGGCCTATGTATTACAGGATAAAGTAGCGTTAGTTCCTATACTTAGAGCAGGGCTTGGAATGGTTGATGGAATTCTTGATTTAATTCCTACTGCAAAAGTGGGTCATATAGGAGTTTATAGAAATGAAGAAACTCTTGAACCTGTTTACTACTATTGTAAACTGCCTACTGATATAGCTTCAAGGAAGGTTATTCTTGTTGACCCTATGCTTGCAACAGGGGGGTCAGCAGTTTATGCTATTGATTATTTAAAATCACAAGGTGTGACTGATATAACATTTATGTGTTTAGTTGCAGCACCAGATGGAATAGCAAAACTTTTAAATAAACACCCAGATGTACCTATTTATACAGCTAAAATAGACCAAGGTTTAAATGAAAATGGATATATTTATCCAGGACTTGGAGATTGTGGAGATAGAATATTTGGAACAAAATAA
- a CDS encoding 2-hydroxyacid dehydrogenase, which translates to MKVLFYGVREVEVPLFHELNKKFGYDLELIPDYLNSKETAEKAKGFECVVLRGNCFATKEVLDMYKSYGVKYLFTRTVGTNHIDVKYAKELGFKLAYVPFYSPNAIAELAVSLAMSLLRHLPYTAQKFNKRDFTVDKNMFSREVRNCTVGVIGLGRIGFTAAKLFKGLGANVIGYDMFPKTGIDDIVTQVSMEELIAKSDIITLHAPFIKENGKIVTKEFLSKMKENSILINTARGELMDLEAVVNALESGHLAAAGIDTIEGEVNYFFKNFSDKQAEFRTDYPLYNKLLDLYPRVLVTPHVGSYTDEAASNMIETSLENLKEYLDTGACKNDIKA; encoded by the coding sequence ATGAAAGTTTTATTTTATGGTGTAAGAGAAGTTGAAGTACCTTTATTTCATGAACTAAATAAAAAATTTGGTTATGATTTAGAATTAATTCCTGATTATCTTAACAGCAAAGAAACTGCTGAAAAAGCAAAGGGTTTTGAATGTGTTGTTCTTCGTGGAAACTGTTTTGCAACAAAAGAAGTATTAGATATGTATAAGAGCTATGGTGTAAAATATTTATTCACTAGAACAGTTGGAACTAACCATATTGATGTAAAGTATGCTAAAGAATTAGGATTTAAACTAGCTTATGTTCCATTCTATTCTCCAAATGCAATAGCTGAATTAGCTGTTTCATTGGCTATGTCTTTATTAAGACACCTACCTTATACTGCTCAAAAATTTAATAAAAGAGATTTTACAGTTGATAAAAATATGTTTTCAAGAGAAGTTAGAAACTGTACTGTTGGTGTAATTGGACTTGGAAGAATCGGATTTACTGCTGCAAAATTATTTAAAGGTTTAGGTGCAAATGTTATTGGATATGATATGTTCCCTAAAACTGGTATAGATGATATAGTTACACAAGTTTCTATGGAAGAATTAATAGCAAAAAGTGATATTATAACTTTACATGCTCCATTTATTAAAGAAAATGGAAAAATTGTTACAAAAGAATTTTTGAGCAAAATGAAAGAAAATTCTATATTGATTAATACTGCAAGAGGAGAATTAATGGATTTAGAAGCTGTTGTAAATGCTCTTGAAAGTGGACATCTTGCAGCTGCTGGTATAGATACTATTGAAGGAGAAGTTAACTATTTCTTTAAAAATTTCTCTGACAAACAAGCTGAATTTAGAACTGACTACCCTCTATACAATAAATTATTAGATTTATATCCAAGAGTTTTAGTAACTCCTCATGTTGGTTCTTATACTGATGAAGCTGCTTCAAATATGATAGAAACTTCATTAGAAAATTTAAAAGAATACTTAGACACTGGTGCTTGTAAAAACGATATAAAAGCATAG
- a CDS encoding Glu/Leu/Phe/Val family dehydrogenase, with translation MSKETLNPLLSAQAKVKEACDALGLEPAVYELLKEPQRIIEISIPVRMDDGSIKTFKGYRSAHNDAVGPFKGGIRFHQNVNADEVKALSIWMSIKCQVTGIPYGGGKGGITVDPSELSQRELEQLSRGWVRGMWKYLGEKVDVPAPDVNTNGQIMAWMQDEYNKLTGEQTIGVFTGKPLTYGGSQGRNEATGFGVAVTMREIFKALGKDLKGAKVAVQGFGNVGKFTVKNIMKLGGKVVAVAEFEKAKGAYAIYKDSGFTFEELEAAKAAGSLTKVAGAKELSMDEFWSLDVDAIAPCALENAIKEHEANLVKAKIICEGANGPITPEADEILYKKGIVVTPDVLTNAGGVTVSYFEWVQNIYGYYWTEKEVEEREERAMVDAFKPIWEMKVEKNVSFRQATYMKSIKRIAEAMRVRGWL, from the coding sequence ATGAGTAAAGAAACTTTAAACCCACTATTAAGTGCACAAGCAAAAGTAAAAGAAGCATGTGATGCATTAGGATTGGAACCAGCAGTGTATGAATTATTAAAGGAACCTCAAAGAATAATAGAAATTTCTATTCCAGTAAGAATGGATGATGGATCTATAAAAACATTTAAAGGGTACAGATCAGCACATAATGATGCAGTAGGACCTTTCAAAGGAGGAATCAGATTCCACCAAAATGTTAATGCTGATGAAGTAAAGGCTCTATCAATTTGGATGAGTATTAAATGTCAAGTAACTGGTATTCCTTATGGAGGAGGAAAAGGTGGAATTACAGTAGATCCTTCTGAATTATCTCAAAGAGAATTAGAACAACTATCAAGAGGTTGGGTAAGAGGAATGTGGAAATACTTAGGTGAAAAAGTAGATGTTCCTGCTCCAGATGTAAATACAAATGGACAAATTATGGCTTGGATGCAAGATGAATATAATAAGTTAACTGGTGAACAAACTATTGGAGTTTTCACAGGAAAACCTTTAACTTATGGTGGTTCTCAAGGAAGAAATGAAGCAACTGGATTTGGTGTTGCTGTAACTATGAGAGAAATATTCAAAGCTCTAGGAAAAGATTTAAAAGGTGCAAAAGTTGCTGTTCAAGGATTTGGAAATGTTGGAAAATTCACTGTAAAAAATATAATGAAATTAGGTGGAAAAGTTGTAGCAGTTGCTGAATTTGAAAAAGCAAAAGGAGCTTATGCAATATATAAAGATTCTGGATTTACATTTGAAGAATTAGAAGCTGCAAAAGCTGCTGGAAGTTTAACAAAGGTAGCTGGTGCAAAAGAATTATCTATGGATGAATTCTGGTCTTTAGATGTTGATGCTATTGCTCCATGTGCATTAGAAAATGCTATTAAAGAACATGAAGCTAACTTAGTAAAAGCTAAAATAATTTGTGAAGGTGCTAATGGACCAATAACTCCAGAAGCTGATGAAATTCTTTATAAGAAAGGTATAGTAGTTACTCCTGATGTTTTAACAAATGCTGGTGGAGTTACAGTATCTTACTTTGAATGGGTACAAAATATCTATGGATATTATTGGACAGAAAAAGAAGTTGAAGAAAGAGAAGAAAGAGCTATGGTTGATGCATTTAAACCTATATGGGAAATGAAAGTTGAAAAGAATGTTTCATTCAGACAAGCTACTTATATGAAATCTATCAAGAGAATAGCTGAAGCTATGAGAGTTAGAGGATGGCTATAA
- the lgt gene encoding prolipoprotein diacylglyceryl transferase has protein sequence MNPVFLKIGPIELHYYGLMYAIAFFVGISLGKKIAKERNFDVDLVENYAFVAIISGLIGGRLYYVLFNLPYYLQDPLEIPAVWHGGMAIHGGILGGIVGTFIFAKIKKINPLTLGDFAAGPFILGQAIGRIGNFMNGEIHGVPTFTPFSVIFSLKPKFYEWYSHYQSLSIADKANYPNLVPWGIVFPSSSPAGSEFPNLALHPAMLYEMILNLIGFFIIWFILRKKKNKAPGYMWWWYVIIYSVNRIIVSFFRVEDLMFFNFRAPHVISVILIAVSIFFLKKDSKKCLNKKTPKV, from the coding sequence ATGAATCCAGTATTTTTAAAAATAGGTCCTATTGAATTGCATTATTATGGACTTATGTATGCAATAGCATTTTTTGTTGGTATCAGTCTTGGAAAAAAAATTGCAAAGGAAAGAAACTTTGATGTTGATTTAGTTGAGAATTATGCTTTTGTTGCCATTATTTCAGGACTTATAGGTGGAAGACTTTACTATGTTCTATTTAATCTTCCTTATTATTTACAAGACCCTCTTGAAATTCCAGCTGTTTGGCATGGTGGAATGGCAATACATGGAGGTATATTAGGAGGAATTGTTGGAACATTTATTTTTGCAAAAATAAAAAAAATAAACCCTTTAACTTTGGGAGATTTTGCAGCAGGTCCATTTATTTTAGGTCAAGCTATTGGTAGAATAGGTAATTTTATGAATGGAGAAATACATGGAGTTCCAACTTTTACTCCATTCTCTGTAATATTCAGTTTAAAGCCAAAATTCTATGAATGGTATTCTCATTATCAGTCTTTATCAATAGCTGATAAAGCAAATTATCCAAATTTAGTTCCTTGGGGAATTGTGTTTCCAAGTAGTTCACCAGCAGGAAGTGAATTTCCTAACTTGGCATTACACCCAGCTATGTTATATGAAATGATTTTAAATCTTATTGGTTTTTTTATAATTTGGTTTATATTGAGAAAGAAAAAAAATAAAGCACCTGGTTACATGTGGTGGTGGTATGTAATAATCTATTCTGTAAATAGAATTATAGTAAGTTTTTTCAGAGTTGAAGATTTAATGTTCTTTAATTTTAGAGCTCCTCATGTGATAAGTGTTATTTTAATTGCAGTTTCAATTTTTTTCTTAAAGAAAGATAGTAAAAAATGTCTTAACAAAAAAACACCCAAAGTTTAA
- a CDS encoding DUF368 domain-containing protein: MILLFLKSIIIGVANIIPGVSGGTLAVMLNVYDPITEKIGNFFLVDRKTKLSYFFYLLVVLVGAATGIFLFANIIRYSITNYPKITVTIFTLLILPSIPYIVKGLDYKKKKNVLAFCYGAIIMIIFILLGLKYGDKTAGAVTIQLSKGFTTIYLIKLFLCGVVAAGAMIIPGISGSLLLMMLGEYYNVVYLISSLTLSLKEKSFTIFIPLIILALGIGVGLVAFSKAINYLLKNHREFTLFFIEGIITFSIIQMWLSI; encoded by the coding sequence ATGATATTACTTTTTTTAAAATCAATAATTATTGGTGTTGCTAATATAATCCCTGGTGTTTCTGGTGGAACATTAGCAGTTATGCTAAATGTATATGACCCTATTACAGAAAAAATAGGAAATTTCTTTTTGGTTGACAGAAAAACTAAACTTTCTTATTTTTTCTATTTACTTGTAGTTTTAGTTGGAGCAGCAACAGGAATTTTTCTTTTTGCTAATATCATAAGATATTCCATAACTAACTATCCTAAAATTACAGTAACAATATTCACTTTACTTATATTGCCATCTATTCCTTATATAGTAAAAGGATTGGACTATAAAAAGAAAAAAAATGTATTGGCTTTCTGTTATGGAGCTATAATTATGATAATTTTTATTCTTTTAGGATTAAAGTATGGAGATAAAACAGCAGGGGCAGTTACTATTCAATTAAGTAAGGGGTTTACAACTATATATTTAATAAAATTATTTTTATGTGGAGTTGTAGCAGCAGGAGCAATGATTATTCCAGGTATTTCAGGCTCATTATTATTAATGATGTTAGGAGAATATTATAATGTAGTATATTTAATTTCTTCTTTAACTTTATCTTTAAAGGAAAAATCTTTTACAATTTTTATACCTTTAATTATTTTAGCACTAGGTATTGGTGTAGGTTTAGTTGCTTTTTCAAAAGCAATAAATTATTTGCTAAAAAATCATAGAGAATTCACTTTATTCTTTATAGAAGGAATTATAACTTTTTCCATAATTCAAATGTGGTTAAGTATTTAA
- a CDS encoding alanine racemase, with protein sequence MNTSFYVSLDKDALYHNIEYLREYKQKELLPVIKANAYGHNSLLIAKALYDFNLKTWAVARFSEAISITEYMMNNFSINDFKILVFESLNDDYSFLEKYPQICPTINSIKDLKNALANNIPIDRLSLKIDFGFGRNGVKEEEVDELKNLIKFNSLKFLSIFSHLFSASYTDGLEVIRKFTEVVNKLGRNNFQMIHLQNAAGIYNYDVEVVTHVRTGMLTYGLQEAGFYDLDLKPVFTGLIGYVDSVRYVNELDYVAYEDLSSISPKTKKIAKIKIGYGDGFLKANNKTTCLIKKKEYVISQVTMDNTFIEVDDRVNVGDKVHLYHRPNEMKLRTGISMLEFLIAISPLRVKRIFKGEES encoded by the coding sequence ATGAATACTTCTTTTTATGTTTCACTAGATAAAGATGCTTTATATCACAATATTGAATATTTAAGAGAATATAAACAAAAGGAATTATTACCAGTTATAAAAGCTAATGCTTATGGTCATAACTCTCTTTTGATTGCAAAAGCTCTTTATGATTTCAATTTAAAAACTTGGGCAGTTGCTAGATTTTCTGAGGCTATATCTATTACAGAATATATGATGAATAATTTCTCTATAAATGATTTTAAAATTTTAGTTTTTGAATCATTGAATGATGATTATTCATTTCTTGAAAAATATCCTCAAATTTGTCCTACTATTAATAGTATTAAAGATTTAAAAAATGCTTTGGCTAATAACATTCCAATAGATAGACTATCATTGAAAATTGACTTTGGTTTTGGTAGAAATGGTGTAAAAGAAGAAGAAGTTGATGAATTAAAAAATCTTATTAAATTCAATAGTCTTAAATTTCTAAGTATTTTTTCACATCTATTTTCTGCCTCATATACTGATGGTTTAGAAGTCATTAGGAAATTTACAGAAGTTGTTAATAAATTAGGTAGAAATAATTTTCAAATGATACACCTTCAAAATGCAGCAGGAATTTATAATTATGATGTTGAAGTTGTAACACATGTAAGAACAGGAATGTTGACTTATGGTCTACAAGAAGCAGGATTTTATGATTTAGATTTAAAGCCTGTTTTTACAGGACTTATTGGTTATGTAGATTCTGTTAGATATGTCAATGAATTAGATTATGTTGCCTATGAAGATTTATCTTCTATAAGTCCTAAAACTAAAAAAATTGCTAAAATAAAAATTGGCTATGGTGATGGCTTTTTAAAAGCTAATAATAAAACTACTTGCCTTATAAAAAAGAAAGAATACGTCATTTCACAGGTTACTATGGATAACACTTTTATTGAAGTTGATGATAGAGTCAATGTAGGAGATAAAGTACATTTATATCATAGACCTAATGAGATGAAACTTAGAACAGGAATAAGTATGCTTGAATTTTTAATAGCTATATCACCACTTAGAGTAAAAAGAATTTTTAAAGGAGAAGAAAGCTAA
- the fabG gene encoding 3-oxoacyl-[acyl-carrier-protein] reductase, translating to MNRLEGKVAVVTGSARGIGRAIVEKLAAHGAKMVVSCDMGETSYEQKNVIHKILNVTDREAIKTFVDEVEKEYGKIDILVNNAGITKDGLLMRMTEDQWDAVINVNLKGVFNMTQAVSRSMLKARKGSIITLSSVVGLHGNAGQTNYAATKGGVIAMSKCWAKEFGGRNVRANCVAPGFVQTPMTDVLPEETVKGMLAATPLGRLGQVDDIANAVLFLASDESSFITGEVISVSGGLML from the coding sequence ATGAATAGACTAGAAGGAAAAGTTGCAGTTGTTACTGGAAGTGCAAGAGGAATAGGAAGAGCTATTGTTGAAAAGCTTGCAGCACATGGTGCAAAAATGGTTGTCTCTTGTGATATGGGTGAAACATCTTATGAACAAAAAAATGTAATTCATAAGATTTTGAATGTTACTGACAGAGAAGCTATAAAAACATTTGTAGATGAAGTTGAAAAAGAATATGGAAAGATAGATATCCTTGTGAATAATGCAGGAATTACAAAAGATGGATTATTGATGAGAATGACAGAAGATCAATGGGATGCAGTTATAAATGTAAACTTAAAAGGTGTTTTTAATATGACACAAGCTGTATCAAGGTCTATGTTAAAAGCTAGAAAAGGATCTATTATTACTCTATCATCTGTTGTTGGATTACATGGAAATGCTGGACAAACAAATTATGCTGCAACTAAGGGTGGAGTAATAGCAATGTCAAAATGTTGGGCAAAAGAATTTGGTGGAAGAAATGTAAGGGCAAACTGTGTTGCTCCTGGTTTTGTTCAAACACCTATGACAGATGTATTACCTGAAGAAACAGTAAAAGGAATGTTAGCAGCAACTCCTCTTGGAAGACTTGGACAAGTTGATGATATTGCTAATGCTGTTTTATTCTTAGCAAGTGATGAATCTTCATTTATAACTGGAGAAGTAATATCTGTATCTGGTGGTTTAATGCTTTAA